Proteins from one Candidatus Thermoplasmatota archaeon genomic window:
- a CDS encoding ABC transporter ATP-binding protein, whose product MGESVIEVRDLVKKFNGRSPVLDGVSFSVAEGEFVMIFGKSGCGKTTLLNILGGLDRPTSGSVIIDGQDIVDMSEDDLAKLRLAEIGFVFQDYNLLMDLTVRENVALPLRFSKKKDGGRVDKLLDKFDIKHIAKETANKISGGEAQRAAIARAMMNEPKIILADEPTGNLDAENTGNVMDMFDRVRREFGTAIVLATHDRELARHSTFRVHLDSGKAIVDRPDG is encoded by the coding sequence ATGGGCGAGAGCGTCATCGAGGTCAGAGACCTCGTGAAGAAGTTCAACGGAAGAAGCCCGGTCCTGGACGGGGTCTCCTTCTCAGTGGCTGAGGGGGAGTTCGTGATGATCTTCGGAAAATCTGGATGCGGAAAGACGACGCTCCTAAACATACTGGGCGGCCTGGACCGGCCTACTTCTGGTAGTGTGATCATCGACGGTCAGGATATCGTGGATATGTCCGAGGACGATCTCGCGAAGCTGCGGCTTGCAGAGATAGGATTCGTGTTCCAGGATTACAATCTGCTCATGGATCTCACAGTCAGGGAGAATGTGGCGCTCCCGCTCAGGTTCTCGAAGAAGAAGGATGGCGGCAGAGTGGACAAGCTGCTGGACAAGTTCGACATCAAGCACATAGCGAAGGAGACTGCAAACAAGATCAGCGGCGGTGAGGCGCAGAGGGCGGCGATTGCGAGGGCGATGATGAACGAGCCGAAGATCATACTCGCAGACGAGCCGACCGGCAACCTCGATGCGGAGAATACTGGAAACGTCATGGACATGTTCGATCGAGTGAGAAGGGAATTCGGCACTGCGATAGTGTTGGCAACGCACGACCGCGAACTAGCAAGGCACTCGACCTTCAGAGTCCATCTGGATTCGGGAAAGGCGATTGTCGACAGACCTGACGGCTGA